From the genome of Alphaproteobacteria bacterium, one region includes:
- a CDS encoding CvpA family protein, whose translation MWEQYLPTTPTDIVLVVILVLSALFALFRGFVREFLAILAWVGAFFVTIYSFGFTYKFFHGFIDNEMVAHGLSAALLFLISLIIFSLIAHTIASWIHKTPLSSLDRFLGLIFGVLRGMLLICLLYIVVVWFYKDKELPVWVTQAKTLPLIQKGANYLADLVPEEQRIKLIKMFQEFISDKSEKEEENFMKDSATAPSSAVGKGPIIKHRSEQNPQHNNVIHPYTKPENVTPSHHPATPTNNAANRPLDDPIHVETKPAPASPSAAGADETPTPGYDQQTRDQMDQLVKKKQ comes from the coding sequence ATGTGGGAGCAATATTTACCAACAACGCCAACAGATATAGTGCTTGTTGTCATACTGGTATTATCGGCCCTTTTTGCCCTTTTCAGAGGCTTTGTCCGTGAATTTTTAGCCATTCTTGCTTGGGTTGGTGCCTTTTTCGTCACTATTTATTCATTTGGCTTTACCTATAAATTCTTTCACGGCTTTATTGATAATGAAATGGTTGCTCATGGTCTATCGGCAGCCCTTTTGTTCCTTATCAGTTTAATAATATTTTCCCTTATTGCACATACAATTGCATCATGGATTCATAAAACCCCCTTAAGTTCATTAGATCGCTTTTTAGGTCTAATTTTCGGCGTATTGCGTGGTATGTTGTTGATTTGCCTTTTATATATCGTCGTTGTTTGGTTCTATAAAGACAAGGAATTGCCTGTTTGGGTAACCCAAGCTAAAACATTGCCGCTCATTCAAAAAGGAGCAAATTATTTGGCTGATTTGGTTCCTGAAGAGCAACGCATAAAACTGATTAAAATGTTCCAAGAGTTCATTTCAGATAAGTCTGAAAAAGAAGAAGAGAATTTTATGAAGGATTCAGCCACTGCGCCAAGTAGTGCTGTTGGAAAAGGTCCTATTATTAAACATCGTTCTGAACAAAATCCACAGCATAATAATGTGATACATCCTTATACAAAACCAGAAAATGTGACACCTTCTCATCATCCTGCAACACCTACAAATAATGCGGCAAACAGGCCGCTAGACGATCCTATTCATGTTGAAACAAAACCAGCACCTGCATCACCTTCAGCAGCTGGCGCTGATGAAACCCCAACGCCAGGATATGATCAACAAACACGTGATCAAATGGATCAATTGGTGAAAAAGAAACAATAA
- the radA gene encoding DNA repair protein RadA gives MAKLKSQYICQACGVSFPRWTGKCDACGTWDQIVEEKPSSSAGFFMKKSGSRLDTVDLLTPIVIPKRLMSNTQEFDRVTGGGLVPGGVVLIGGDPGIGKSTLMLQMASRLSHQTPTLYVSGEEAIDQIQSRAHRLGVAQSPLALASSTNLKDIIATIEGPQGAKLVVIDSIQTMFLDDLEASPGTVSQVRACSHELVTIAKKRNVAILIVGHVTKEGLIAGPRVLEHMVDTVLYFEGERGHHYRLLRTVKNRFGATNEIGIFQMTETGLEEVKNPSALFLSERREGVSGSSIYAGLEGTRPVLVEIQVLLSKTAYGMPRRTTVGWDLSRLAMILAVLEARCGLNFANYDVYLNIAGGLKITDPSSDLSIVAALVSAYFDIPLDPKAIFLGEIGLSGEVRMVPHMDVRLKEADKLGFTCAFIPDMRSLTKQIHLESMTLNPVDMVKKLVTDMANQRKNQTTEEILGE, from the coding sequence TTGGCCAAATTAAAATCGCAATATATATGTCAAGCTTGTGGCGTTTCCTTTCCTCGATGGACAGGTAAATGCGATGCATGCGGTACTTGGGATCAAATTGTAGAGGAAAAACCATCTTCCTCTGCCGGATTTTTTATGAAAAAATCTGGGTCACGCCTTGATACAGTTGATTTATTGACACCTATTGTTATTCCTAAAAGACTGATGTCAAATACGCAAGAATTTGATCGTGTGACAGGGGGCGGCCTTGTTCCAGGAGGTGTTGTTCTTATTGGTGGCGATCCTGGTATTGGTAAATCAACTTTAATGCTTCAAATGGCATCACGATTATCCCATCAAACACCAACGCTTTATGTCTCTGGCGAAGAAGCTATCGACCAAATTCAAAGTCGTGCACATCGACTAGGCGTTGCACAATCACCTTTGGCGCTTGCGTCCAGCACTAATTTAAAAGATATTATTGCGACAATTGAAGGACCACAAGGCGCTAAACTTGTGGTTATTGATTCGATTCAAACAATGTTTTTAGATGATTTGGAAGCCTCTCCTGGGACAGTGTCGCAAGTGCGTGCGTGTTCGCATGAATTAGTCACTATCGCCAAAAAACGCAATGTTGCTATTTTAATCGTTGGTCATGTGACCAAAGAAGGACTTATTGCGGGCCCTCGCGTTCTGGAACATATGGTTGATACAGTGCTTTATTTTGAGGGCGAACGTGGTCATCATTACAGATTATTGCGGACTGTTAAAAACAGATTTGGCGCGACAAATGAAATCGGCATTTTTCAAATGACCGAAACGGGGCTCGAGGAAGTCAAAAATCCATCTGCTTTATTTCTATCAGAACGTCGCGAAGGTGTGAGTGGATCAAGTATTTATGCAGGCCTTGAAGGTACGCGTCCAGTTCTCGTTGAAATTCAAGTATTACTCTCGAAAACAGCTTATGGCATGCCAAGACGGACGACGGTTGGGTGGGATTTATCGCGTCTTGCCATGATATTGGCCGTTCTTGAAGCGCGATGTGGTCTTAATTTTGCGAATTACGATGTCTATCTTAATATTGCGGGTGGCCTTAAAATCACAGATCCATCATCGGATTTATCGATTGTTGCAGCGCTTGTATCTGCTTATTTTGATATTCCTTTGGATCCCAAAGCCATTTTTTTAGGCGAAATAGGATTGTCTGGCGAAGTACGCATGGTGCCGCATATGGATGTTCGGTTAAAAGAGGCTGATAAATTAGGCTTTACTTGTGCTTTTATTCCAGATATGCGATCTTTAACAAAGCAGATACATTTAGAAAGCATGACCTTGAATCCAGTTGATATGGTTAAGAAATTAGTAACAGACATGGCGAATCAACGCAAAAATCAAACAACAGAAGAAATATTAGGGGAGTAA
- a CDS encoding ferritin-like domain-containing protein, with product MKHWTIEDIDWDKFDPSLVDPQIIPVIKTASLVEYNGRHYAAYLHNIFNDEPDFKELATEWAEEEVQHGVVLGKWAELADPSFSFDASFRKFSDGYQIPLDKTTSVRGSRSGELIARCIVETATSSMYTALTEATKEPVLKQIAQKIAADEFRHYKLFYDHFKVHNKQDKLNFFQRLSIVIKRILESQDDELSYAFYAANNIQTPYNRKASNAEYARLSYQIYKPHHIERIIAMSFKPIGLNPHGKLSKIALFAFTKFLNWQQKN from the coding sequence ATGAAGCATTGGACGATCGAGGACATAGATTGGGATAAATTTGACCCCTCTTTAGTGGATCCTCAAATTATTCCTGTTATTAAAACAGCCTCCCTTGTTGAGTATAATGGACGCCATTATGCTGCTTATTTGCATAATATTTTCAATGATGAACCTGATTTTAAAGAATTGGCAACAGAATGGGCAGAAGAAGAAGTGCAGCATGGTGTGGTCCTTGGTAAATGGGCAGAACTTGCTGATCCAAGCTTTTCGTTTGATGCATCATTTCGAAAATTTTCTGACGGCTATCAAATTCCATTGGATAAAACGACTTCTGTTAGAGGCTCTCGCTCAGGTGAGTTAATTGCACGCTGTATTGTTGAAACAGCAACAAGTTCTATGTATACGGCCTTGACTGAAGCCACAAAAGAACCCGTTTTAAAACAAATTGCACAAAAAATTGCAGCCGATGAATTTAGGCATTACAAATTATTTTATGATCATTTTAAAGTACATAACAAACAAGATAAATTGAATTTTTTTCAACGATTGTCGATTGTTATCAAACGCATTTTAGAAAGCCAAGATGATGAACTTTCTTATGCATTTTATGCTGCTAACAACATCCAAACGCCTTATAACCGTAAAGCTTCTAATGCTGAATATGCGCGGTTGTCGTATCAGATTTACAAGCCTCACCACATAGAACGCATCATTGCCATGTCCTTTAAACCCATCGGCTTAAATCCTCATGGGAAATTAAGTAAAATAGCGCTTTTTGCGTTTACAAAGTTTTTGAATTGGCAGCAGAAAAATTGA